One region of Demequina sp. TMPB413 genomic DNA includes:
- a CDS encoding HD domain-containing protein, with product MGRSGIVRDGSHAEVPHPHGVRDLKRDRQALALALAGVDGRERRQALAQLVFTRLAEHFTAVTGDIGGLTLAAVGSVGRGEAGPHSDLDLVLLHDGTTSGKAAASEVAARLWYPIWDAGLQLDHSTRSLTECRQVASKDLAAAAGLLDLRHVAGDESLAQQARSAILADWRSAARKRLPDLLAASRARAERCGELAYLIEPNIKESRGGLRDYVSLTALAATWLTDRPHGAVDDAAQHLLDVRDAVHTVSGRAAHIVGRHVAQEVADALHMEDTDALLASIAEAGRTIAYAVDSTERGARRALEKSGVGSRAFLAKRRGAAPRHVPVARGLIDVDGELALAPGYAAEDDAVLPLRAAAAAASTGLTFTPSLLETFSRCPELGSPWPHEALDRFTELLRHSHHLLGVWEALDVAGQIVSWLPEWAPVRNRPQRNPFHLYTVDRHQIEAVVLAGKFRKHVPDPDLLLYAALFHDIGKQAGVADHSEYGASLIPGIAARMGLSDSHRDAIQVLVCEHLTLASFATTRDVEDNAVAAELVERLGGSSDLFEALRALTEADAKAASPKAWTAWREQLIDTLTARVRATLAAGPQVG from the coding sequence ATGGGCCGATCCGGCATCGTCCGTGACGGCTCACACGCTGAGGTCCCGCACCCCCATGGGGTGCGGGACCTCAAGCGTGACAGGCAGGCGCTCGCGCTTGCTCTTGCGGGCGTCGACGGGCGCGAGCGCAGGCAGGCGCTCGCACAACTGGTCTTCACGCGACTCGCAGAGCACTTCACCGCCGTCACAGGCGACATCGGGGGATTGACCCTCGCCGCCGTCGGCAGCGTCGGCCGTGGGGAGGCAGGACCCCACTCAGACCTTGACCTCGTCCTGCTACACGACGGCACGACGAGCGGAAAGGCAGCCGCCTCCGAGGTGGCAGCCCGCTTGTGGTACCCCATTTGGGACGCGGGATTGCAACTGGACCACTCCACCAGGTCGCTCACCGAGTGCCGCCAGGTGGCATCGAAGGACTTGGCCGCCGCCGCGGGTCTGCTCGACCTGCGTCACGTTGCGGGCGATGAGTCGCTGGCGCAGCAGGCGCGGTCGGCGATTCTCGCCGATTGGCGATCGGCCGCACGCAAGCGACTGCCCGATCTCTTGGCGGCCTCGCGAGCACGCGCCGAACGCTGCGGTGAGCTCGCCTACCTGATCGAACCAAACATCAAGGAGTCGCGCGGTGGCTTGCGCGATTACGTGAGCCTCACTGCCCTTGCCGCTACGTGGCTCACCGACCGCCCTCACGGCGCGGTCGACGACGCCGCACAGCATCTGCTCGACGTGCGCGACGCTGTGCACACGGTGTCAGGGAGGGCCGCGCATATCGTGGGCAGGCACGTGGCCCAAGAGGTAGCCGACGCTCTTCACATGGAGGACACGGACGCCCTGCTCGCGTCCATTGCCGAGGCTGGCAGGACCATCGCCTACGCCGTGGACAGTACCGAGCGCGGCGCCCGCAGAGCCCTCGAGAAGTCGGGGGTGGGATCGCGCGCCTTCCTCGCCAAGCGCCGCGGCGCTGCTCCTCGTCACGTCCCCGTTGCTCGCGGCTTGATCGATGTCGATGGCGAGCTCGCTCTCGCCCCCGGTTACGCCGCAGAAGACGACGCGGTGCTCCCGCTGCGTGCGGCCGCTGCCGCCGCCTCCACCGGCCTCACGTTCACCCCGAGTCTTCTCGAGACGTTCTCGCGCTGTCCTGAACTAGGCAGCCCGTGGCCGCACGAGGCGCTCGATCGGTTCACCGAACTGCTGCGCCACTCGCATCATCTGTTGGGCGTGTGGGAAGCGCTCGACGTGGCAGGCCAAATCGTCTCCTGGTTGCCGGAGTGGGCGCCCGTGCGCAATCGGCCGCAGCGAAACCCCTTCCACTTGTACACGGTTGATCGTCACCAGATCGAGGCGGTGGTGCTCGCGGGCAAGTTCCGCAAGCACGTACCCGATCCCGATCTGTTGCTGTACGCGGCCCTGTTTCACGACATCGGCAAGCAGGCTGGGGTGGCGGACCATTCCGAGTACGGCGCGAGCCTCATCCCTGGAATTGCAGCCAGGATGGGGCTGTCGGACTCACACAGAGACGCCATCCAGGTGCTGGTGTGCGAGCACTTGACGCTCGCGAGCTTTGCCACGACTCGCGACGTCGAGGACAACGCAGTAGCGGCCGAACTCGTGGAGCGCCTCGGGGGCAGCAGCGACCTGTTCGAAGCGTTGCGGGCACTGACGGAGGCCGATGCCAAGGCCGCCAGCCCCAAGGCGTGGACCGCATGGCGTGAACAGTTGATCGACACCTTGACTGCGAGAGTGAGGGCGACCCTTGCCGCCGGGCCCCAGGTAGGCTAG
- the ffh gene encoding signal recognition particle protein — protein sequence MFASLSDRLTATFRNLRGKGRLTEADIDGTVREIRRALLDADVALQAVTAFTDRIRERAVGAEVSGALNPGQQVVKIVHEELIEILGGSARPLHIAKTGPTVIMLAGLQGAGKTTFAGKLAHHLKAQGHTPLLVAADLQRPNAVTQLEVVGERAGVPVFAPERGVTREDQKAKGNPVKVASNAIKEASRRQHSVVIVDTAGRLGVDQELMKQAGDIRKAINPDEVLFVIDAMIGQDAVATAQAFQAGVAMTGVVLTKLDGDARGGAALSVREVTGVPILFASTGEKLDEFEVFHPERMAGRILDMGDVLSLIEKAEATFDQAEAQRMADKMSKGEDFTLTDFLSQMQQLKNMGSMKKMLTMLPGMGQMRDQIDNLDERELTRTEAIIQSMTPLERDNPKVLNGSRRSRIAAGSGTTVAQINSLVKRFEDAQRMMKAMAGGGGIPGMGGLPAMGPGGLPGGKKSKGKQAPQRKVKGKSGNPAKRAAQEKALREHGASSSPAGSAFGLSKPAPEEPAFDPTQLPSLDKYLRG from the coding sequence GTGTTCGCCAGCTTGTCCGACCGCCTGACAGCCACCTTCCGCAACCTCCGCGGAAAGGGAAGGCTCACAGAAGCCGACATCGACGGCACCGTGCGCGAGATCAGACGCGCCCTGCTTGACGCCGACGTCGCCCTTCAGGCGGTCACGGCGTTCACCGACCGCATCCGCGAGCGCGCAGTGGGGGCGGAAGTCTCAGGAGCACTCAATCCCGGACAGCAAGTCGTCAAGATCGTTCACGAGGAGCTCATCGAGATCCTCGGCGGCAGCGCCAGGCCGCTGCACATCGCCAAGACGGGCCCCACGGTCATCATGCTCGCGGGACTCCAGGGCGCGGGTAAGACCACGTTCGCGGGAAAACTGGCTCACCACCTGAAGGCTCAGGGCCACACCCCGCTGCTGGTGGCGGCCGACCTCCAGCGCCCTAACGCCGTCACCCAGCTCGAGGTCGTGGGCGAGCGCGCTGGCGTGCCCGTCTTCGCACCCGAGCGCGGCGTCACGCGCGAGGACCAGAAGGCGAAGGGGAACCCCGTCAAGGTGGCGTCAAACGCCATCAAGGAAGCCTCGCGGCGCCAGCACTCCGTGGTCATCGTCGACACGGCAGGCCGGCTCGGCGTCGACCAGGAGTTGATGAAGCAGGCCGGCGACATTCGCAAGGCGATCAACCCTGATGAGGTCCTGTTCGTCATCGACGCGATGATTGGCCAGGACGCCGTGGCGACGGCGCAGGCCTTCCAGGCAGGCGTCGCGATGACGGGCGTGGTGCTCACCAAGCTCGACGGCGATGCACGCGGCGGCGCGGCGCTATCGGTACGTGAAGTCACCGGAGTACCCATCCTCTTCGCCTCCACGGGCGAGAAGCTCGACGAGTTCGAGGTCTTCCACCCGGAGCGCATGGCGGGACGCATCCTCGATATGGGCGACGTGTTGTCGCTCATTGAGAAGGCGGAGGCCACGTTCGACCAGGCGGAAGCCCAACGCATGGCCGACAAGATGTCGAAGGGTGAGGACTTCACGCTCACCGACTTCTTGAGCCAAATGCAGCAACTCAAGAACATGGGCTCCATGAAGAAGATGCTGACCATGCTTCCCGGCATGGGTCAGATGAGGGACCAGATCGACAACCTCGACGAGCGCGAGTTGACGCGCACCGAGGCCATCATTCAGTCGATGACGCCGCTCGAGCGTGACAACCCGAAGGTGCTCAACGGCTCGCGCCGCTCCCGCATCGCGGCGGGCTCAGGCACCACCGTGGCGCAGATCAATTCGCTCGTGAAGCGTTTTGAGGATGCGCAGCGCATGATGAAGGCGATGGCTGGCGGTGGCGGCATCCCAGGGATGGGCGGACTGCCAGCTATGGGACCAGGTGGCCTCCCGGGCGGCAAGAAGTCGAAGGGCAAGCAGGCGCCGCAACGCAAGGTCAAGGGCAAGTCAGGCAATCCCGCCAAGCGCGCGGCCCAGGAGAAGGCGCTACGGGAACACGGCGCGTCGTCGTCCCCTGCTGGTAGCGCCTTCGGTCTAAGCAAGCCTGCGCCGGAAGAGCCAGCCTTCGATCCCACGCAGTTGCCGAGCCTGGACAAGTACCTGCGCGGATGA
- a CDS encoding ammonium transporter, which yields MIMATALVLLMTPGLALFYGGMVSAKSVLNMMMLNFGAMGVVAVAWSLWGYSLTFGPSWAGGLVGDPSTYFGLNGVSDTDSLGAGTGVPFLVMVAFQATFAIITVALISGAVADRTRFGPWLVFVGLWLTVVYATIAHAVWGGGFASADGWIAGALSTPIDFAGGTVVHINAGAAALALALILGPRLGFGRIAFKPHNMPFVLMGSALLWFGWFGFNAGSEFAADATAGRAFLNTLVAPAAAMLAWCLVERLRDGKPTSLGAASGVVGGLVAITPAAAAVDTYGALAIGVVAGTLCALAVTLKYRLGYDDSLDVVGVHLVGGLVGTLMIGFFANLDEGTTWAPEGALNGLLYGGDVTQLVSQALVAVLALAVSFAGTAIIALLIKYTVGFRVDADVERNSIDIAEHGEAAYEDA from the coding sequence TGGGAGTGGTCGCCGTGGCGTGGAGTCTTTGGGGCTACAGCCTCACATTCGGGCCCAGTTGGGCGGGTGGCCTCGTGGGAGATCCCAGCACCTATTTCGGTCTCAACGGGGTATCAGACACTGACAGTCTCGGCGCAGGCACCGGCGTCCCCTTCTTGGTGATGGTCGCCTTCCAGGCGACGTTCGCCATCATCACGGTCGCACTCATTTCCGGCGCGGTCGCTGACCGCACCAGGTTCGGCCCCTGGCTGGTCTTCGTAGGCCTTTGGCTCACCGTCGTCTACGCGACCATCGCCCACGCGGTGTGGGGAGGCGGTTTTGCCTCCGCCGACGGATGGATCGCCGGCGCACTGTCGACCCCTATCGACTTCGCTGGCGGGACGGTGGTGCACATCAACGCCGGCGCGGCCGCCTTGGCGCTCGCGCTCATTCTTGGCCCCCGGCTGGGATTTGGCAGGATCGCGTTCAAGCCGCACAACATGCCCTTTGTGCTCATGGGCTCCGCGCTCCTGTGGTTTGGATGGTTCGGCTTCAACGCAGGTTCCGAATTCGCGGCAGATGCCACGGCTGGGCGCGCGTTCCTCAACACCCTCGTGGCGCCGGCCGCCGCCATGCTCGCGTGGTGCCTCGTCGAGCGCCTGCGTGATGGAAAGCCCACGTCGCTAGGTGCCGCCTCTGGCGTCGTCGGCGGATTAGTTGCGATCACCCCTGCCGCGGCCGCCGTCGACACGTACGGTGCGCTCGCTATCGGCGTCGTCGCCGGAACCCTCTGCGCGCTCGCGGTGACCCTGAAGTACCGCTTGGGTTACGACGACTCGCTTGACGTCGTGGGCGTCCACCTGGTCGGTGGACTCGTCGGCACGCTCATGATCGGCTTCTTCGCCAACCTCGACGAAGGCACCACGTGGGCGCCTGAAGGGGCGCTGAACGGGCTGCTGTACGGAGGGGACGTCACGCAACTGGTTTCCCAAGCACTCGTGGCCGTACTCGCCCTCGCGGTGTCCTTCGCAGGAACGGCGATCATTGCGCTCCTCATCAAGTACACGGTTGGCTTCCGTGTCGACGCTGACGTGGAGCGCAACAGCATCGACATTGCCGAGCACGGCGAGGCGGCCTATGAAGACGCATAA
- a CDS encoding P-II family nitrogen regulator: protein MKLVTAIIQPHRVDEVRAAIEAVGVKGVTVSEAAGYGRQKGHTEVYRGAEYTVDLVPKTRLEILVEDTDAVAVTDAIVSAAQTGKIGDGKVWVVPVDDVARVRTGEHGADAL, encoded by the coding sequence ATGAAACTGGTCACTGCGATCATTCAGCCACACCGCGTTGACGAGGTCCGCGCCGCCATCGAGGCGGTCGGCGTCAAGGGTGTCACCGTGTCGGAGGCAGCCGGCTACGGACGTCAGAAGGGTCACACCGAGGTCTACCGCGGTGCCGAGTACACGGTCGACCTGGTTCCCAAGACCCGTCTTGAGATCCTCGTCGAAGACACCGACGCTGTTGCGGTGACGGACGCCATCGTGTCCGCCGCTCAGACAGGCAAGATCGGTGACGGCAAGGTCTGGGTTGTTCCTGTTGACGACGTCGCTCGAGTTCGCACTGGCGAGCACGGCGCCGACGCGCTGTAG
- a CDS encoding FAD:protein FMN transferase, with protein MTVVPPFSSTVTAMGMPFVVQLEMPPSDAVASYAVERFHHELLWADEVFSLFKDDSYLSRLNRGEISIDDCPPEMFEILNACEWYRSKTLGGFDARRPDHLDPSGIVKGWAVARGSTALDAISTAAWMIGASGDVLVSGEGREWRIGIADPRVSGDPNGSPVVDVVMLGGELRALATSGSAQKGLHIWDPSTGEGAQHYLQVSVMAGTMMDADAWATAIAAGGERVLSAALDAGVEAMAITNVRDDGTYGAYASSGWPSVLAA; from the coding sequence ATGACGGTGGTCCCTCCCTTTTCTTCCACCGTGACAGCCATGGGGATGCCGTTTGTGGTGCAGCTGGAGATGCCTCCGTCTGACGCCGTCGCCTCGTACGCGGTCGAGCGCTTCCACCACGAACTGTTGTGGGCCGATGAAGTTTTCTCGCTCTTCAAGGACGATTCCTACCTATCGCGCCTGAACAGGGGAGAGATTTCCATTGACGACTGCCCTCCAGAGATGTTCGAGATCCTCAACGCGTGCGAGTGGTACCGATCCAAGACCCTCGGCGGTTTTGACGCGCGGCGACCAGACCACCTCGACCCGAGCGGCATCGTCAAGGGCTGGGCTGTCGCCCGCGGCTCGACAGCACTCGACGCGATCAGTACCGCGGCGTGGATGATTGGCGCGAGCGGAGACGTGCTCGTGTCGGGAGAGGGGCGCGAGTGGCGGATTGGCATCGCGGACCCGCGGGTGAGCGGCGACCCGAATGGCAGCCCCGTGGTCGACGTCGTGATGCTTGGCGGCGAACTGAGAGCCCTCGCTACCTCGGGCAGCGCTCAAAAGGGACTTCACATTTGGGACCCGTCGACCGGTGAAGGGGCCCAGCACTACCTGCAAGTCTCGGTGATGGCCGGCACCATGATGGACGCCGACGCTTGGGCCACCGCGATCGCCGCAGGCGGCGAAAGGGTCCTTTCTGCCGCCCTGGACGCAGGCGTCGAGGCGATGGCGATCACGAACGTCCGTGACGATGGCACCTACGGCGCGTACGCGTCGTCCGGTTGGCCGTCGGTCCTGGCCGCCTAG
- a CDS encoding amidohydrolase family protein produces the protein MSAYELTGPILADEDRTVGKAWVVGGRITYERPRHADTVRVDGWVIPGLVDMHCHLAVGPSGPVDGELVVKQALTERDAGVLMVRDTGSATSLDILDGRGDLPKVYRSGRFIARPKRYLKDYAVEVEPAALADEAARQARASGSWVKIIADWIDRDLGEAADLTPLWSAAQLADAVAAVHTEGARVTAHTFATESLDALLDAGFDCIEHGTGMTDAHLERAAGAGTPVVPTLLQIGNFASFAAQAGDRFPLFAERMQRMYDRRHEHVTKMWEAGVTLLVGTDAGTSIAHGDLAREAAELARCIPAADVVAGATWRARRFLGAPVLAEGDPADLVVLDRDPREEIGVLVAPRAVMLDGVRVI, from the coding sequence ATGAGCGCCTACGAGCTGACGGGACCGATCCTCGCCGATGAGGATCGGACAGTTGGCAAGGCGTGGGTCGTCGGCGGCAGGATCACGTACGAAAGGCCGCGGCACGCGGACACCGTTCGGGTCGACGGCTGGGTGATTCCTGGTCTCGTCGACATGCACTGCCATCTGGCAGTGGGCCCCTCTGGCCCCGTCGACGGCGAACTTGTGGTCAAGCAGGCGCTGACAGAGCGCGACGCTGGCGTGCTGATGGTGAGGGACACGGGATCTGCAACGTCCCTCGACATCCTCGACGGCCGCGGCGACCTACCCAAGGTGTACCGTTCCGGCAGGTTCATCGCTCGCCCCAAGCGCTACCTCAAGGACTACGCGGTCGAGGTGGAGCCAGCGGCTTTGGCTGACGAGGCCGCTCGGCAGGCGCGCGCCTCCGGGTCCTGGGTGAAAATCATCGCCGATTGGATCGACCGCGACCTGGGAGAAGCGGCAGACCTCACTCCGCTGTGGTCGGCCGCGCAACTCGCCGACGCTGTGGCCGCCGTTCACACGGAAGGCGCCAGGGTGACCGCGCACACGTTCGCGACCGAGTCGCTCGACGCTTTGCTCGACGCGGGTTTCGATTGCATTGAGCACGGTACAGGCATGACGGACGCCCACCTTGAGCGCGCAGCAGGCGCGGGCACGCCGGTGGTCCCCACGCTGCTCCAGATCGGCAACTTCGCATCCTTTGCCGCCCAGGCTGGCGATCGCTTCCCGCTGTTCGCCGAACGGATGCAGCGCATGTACGACCGCAGGCACGAGCACGTCACCAAGATGTGGGAGGCGGGAGTCACGTTGCTGGTGGGCACGGATGCGGGCACGTCGATCGCCCACGGCGACCTCGCACGGGAAGCCGCCGAGTTGGCGAGGTGCATTCCAGCGGCCGACGTCGTGGCTGGGGCGACATGGAGGGCGCGGCGCTTTCTTGGCGCACCAGTATTGGCTGAAGGCGATCCTGCTGACCTGGTAGTCCTCGACCGCGATCCCCGCGAGGAGATCGGGGTGCTCGTTGCACCACGCGCCGTCATGTTGGATGGCGTCCGAGTGATCTGA
- a CDS encoding ammonium transporter, with translation MDSPNVAWLLTSASLVLLMTPGLALFYGGMARGKSVLNMMMMSFSAIGVVGVLWVLVGFSVSAGDTVGGWFGNPSSDFGMQNIFQVGTETEPVAGDETGLILAAFGATFAIITVALISGAVADRMKFSAWIIFSGLWAVLVYSPVSHWVWGGGLLSSDYLFADMTAPQDIAGGTVVHINAGAAALVLILLLGKRKGFGKEAMRPHNLPFVMLGSALLWFGWFGFNAGSWWEADVFAAQIWLNTLVAPAAAMLSWLLVEKIRDGKATSLGAASGVVAGLVAITPAGLSVSPLGAIVIGLLAGVASALAIGLKYKLGYDDSLDVVGVHLVSGMVGTLAVGLFATDVNAFGDAGLFYGGGAGLLLAQFLAAIIVIAYSAAVTLVIGLALKYTIGLRVSEDVEVAGIDFAEHGETAYEEANQR, from the coding sequence ATGGATAGCCCAAACGTTGCGTGGCTCCTGACTTCTGCATCGCTCGTTCTGCTGATGACGCCCGGCTTGGCGTTGTTCTACGGTGGTATGGCGCGGGGCAAGTCGGTCCTCAACATGATGATGATGTCGTTCAGTGCCATTGGCGTCGTCGGCGTTCTCTGGGTCCTTGTCGGCTTCTCGGTGTCAGCGGGGGACACCGTCGGTGGCTGGTTCGGAAACCCGAGTTCCGACTTTGGCATGCAGAACATCTTCCAAGTCGGCACGGAAACAGAGCCTGTCGCTGGCGATGAAACCGGCCTGATTCTGGCCGCCTTCGGCGCGACCTTCGCCATCATCACGGTGGCTCTTATCTCTGGTGCGGTGGCAGACCGCATGAAGTTCAGCGCGTGGATCATCTTCTCCGGCCTGTGGGCCGTGCTGGTGTACTCGCCGGTGTCGCACTGGGTGTGGGGCGGCGGCTTGCTGTCTTCCGACTACCTGTTTGCCGACATGACCGCTCCTCAGGACATCGCAGGTGGAACGGTGGTGCACATCAATGCGGGTGCCGCAGCGCTCGTCCTCATCCTCCTGCTGGGCAAGCGCAAGGGCTTCGGCAAGGAAGCGATGCGTCCCCACAACCTTCCGTTCGTCATGCTGGGCTCCGCCCTGCTGTGGTTCGGCTGGTTCGGCTTCAACGCCGGCTCGTGGTGGGAAGCCGACGTCTTCGCGGCACAGATATGGCTGAACACGCTCGTGGCTCCCGCCGCAGCGATGCTCTCCTGGCTGCTCGTTGAGAAGATTCGCGACGGCAAGGCGACCTCCCTTGGTGCAGCCTCCGGAGTCGTCGCAGGCCTCGTGGCCATCACGCCTGCAGGTTTGTCGGTTTCGCCTCTAGGCGCCATCGTGATCGGCCTGCTCGCGGGTGTCGCATCGGCCCTCGCGATCGGACTCAAGTACAAGCTGGGCTACGACGACTCGCTCGACGTGGTCGGAGTGCACCTGGTGTCCGGCATGGTCGGAACCCTGGCCGTTGGCCTCTTCGCGACCGATGTCAACGCCTTCGGCGACGCCGGTCTGTTCTACGGCGGTGGCGCAGGCCTGTTGCTGGCCCAGTTCCTCGCGGCGATCATCGTCATCGCGTACTCGGCTGCGGTCACGCTGGTCATCGGACTGGCCCTGAAGTACACGATCGGTCTTCGCGTGAGCGAGGATGTAGAAGTGGCGGGCATTGACTTCGCCGAGCACGGTGAAACCGCATACGAGGAGGCGAACCAACGATGA
- a CDS encoding ferric reductase-like transmembrane domain-containing protein, producing MTSPAIPGPRVVAARSWWADMAQAATYVVAAVGVAFFLADGGLQTFATIDYVYSLGRALGIVAAVFMLFQVLLISRAPFIERGMGHDRAAALHSRTGKAAIVLMAAHAGIISVMSAYYADISVIAQSTRFFTSQWYLAMAQIGLGVFAVIFVTSLVMVRSRWRYENWHAVHLLTYVGVALAIPHQFLEGSTFRDGGVAWWFWLTLYVVAWGSLVLFRVVAPLLRFARHDVRVTNVTTLGDGSTSIEMSGRDLDRLGAKPGQFMLWRFLDRERWRDSHPFSLSRVATRDVLRITVKPSGDGSSRLAGVAPGTRVMVEGPFGVFTAAARTHRGIVLIAAGIGITPIRAMLEQLDPAHGPVDVIVRARSRAEAPLLDEVEQIAAAKGVAVHVVLGPRGDNWSSREQHAGLADLVPDVSDRDVFICGPGPWAKAVEQEARAAGVGRDSVHREAFAWSGDKK from the coding sequence ATGACATCGCCAGCCATTCCTGGCCCGCGCGTCGTCGCTGCGCGCTCCTGGTGGGCAGACATGGCCCAAGCCGCCACCTATGTCGTCGCGGCCGTCGGCGTGGCCTTCTTCTTGGCCGACGGTGGCCTGCAGACCTTCGCGACGATCGACTATGTCTACTCCCTCGGCCGTGCGCTCGGCATCGTCGCCGCCGTGTTCATGTTGTTCCAAGTGCTGCTGATCTCGCGCGCGCCCTTCATCGAGCGTGGCATGGGACACGACCGTGCGGCGGCATTGCACTCGCGCACGGGGAAGGCCGCGATCGTCCTCATGGCCGCGCACGCGGGAATCATCAGCGTCATGAGCGCGTACTACGCGGATATCAGCGTGATCGCCCAGTCAACGCGATTCTTCACCAGCCAGTGGTATCTCGCGATGGCGCAGATCGGGCTCGGCGTCTTCGCCGTCATCTTTGTGACGTCGCTGGTGATGGTGCGCTCGCGGTGGCGCTATGAAAACTGGCACGCGGTGCACCTGCTCACGTACGTGGGCGTCGCGCTCGCCATCCCTCACCAGTTTCTTGAGGGCTCCACGTTCCGCGACGGAGGGGTCGCCTGGTGGTTCTGGCTGACGCTCTACGTGGTGGCGTGGGGATCGCTCGTGCTTTTCAGGGTCGTCGCCCCACTGCTGCGGTTCGCGCGGCACGACGTGCGGGTGACCAACGTGACGACCCTGGGCGACGGCTCGACGTCCATTGAGATGAGCGGGCGCGACCTGGATCGGCTGGGCGCCAAGCCTGGACAGTTCATGTTGTGGCGCTTTCTCGATCGAGAGCGTTGGCGGGACTCTCATCCGTTCTCGCTGTCTCGTGTCGCGACACGCGATGTCTTGCGGATCACCGTCAAGCCGAGTGGCGACGGTTCTTCGCGCCTCGCGGGCGTAGCGCCTGGCACACGGGTGATGGTTGAGGGGCCGTTCGGCGTGTTCACCGCTGCGGCCCGTACCCACCGGGGGATCGTGTTGATCGCTGCTGGCATCGGCATCACGCCGATCCGCGCCATGCTGGAGCAACTCGATCCCGCACATGGTCCGGTCGACGTCATTGTGCGCGCGCGCTCCAGGGCGGAGGCGCCGCTGCTTGACGAAGTCGAGCAGATCGCGGCCGCGAAGGGCGTTGCAGTGCACGTCGTACTTGGCCCTCGAGGCGACAACTGGTCGTCGCGGGAGCAGCATGCGGGGCTCGCCGACCTCGTTCCCGACGTCAGCGATCGCGACGTCTTCATCTGTGGTCCTGGTCCCTGGGCCAAGGCCGTCGAGCAGGAGGCCCGCGCCGCCGGCGTCGGTCGAGATAGTGTCCACAGGGAAGCGTTCGCATGGAGCGGAGACAAGAAATGA